The Tautonia plasticadhaerens nucleotide sequence AGGTCGCCCGGAGGTCTACAATCACTTCAACGTGCTCCCGACCGGCGACGACGAGGCCGACCCCCGGCCCCCGGAGGGCTGGAGTTCGGCAGCGACGGCCCGGCCGTCGAGTCGCTCCAGCGTCGGCTCAATGCTTCGCTCGACCCCTCCCCGGGGCTCGCCGTCGACGGCGAATTCGGCCCCGCCACCCAGGCCACCGTCCTCCGCTTCCAGCACGAAAAGGGCCTGCCCGAGACCGGGGACGCCGACCCGAGGACCCTCGACGCCCTCGGCCCCGAGCCCGAGGGCGAGCCCGAGGTCCCCGATCCCGACGAGATCAACGCCCGGGTCGACGAGCGGGAACCCGCCGACCCGATCGACGGCCCCCCCTTCGTCACCGCCAAGGCCTGGGCGATCGTGGATGCCGACACCGGAGAACTCGTGGCCGGTCAGGACGAGGACGCCCCGCTCGACATGGCCAGCACCACCAAGATCATGACGGCGCTGGTCGTCCTCCGGCTGGCCGGGGAGGACCCGGGCGTGCTCGACGAGGTCGTCACCTTCTCCCCCCGGGCCGACCGCACCGTCGGCTCCACCTCCGGCGTCCGGGCCGGCGAGCGGGTGGCGGTCCGGGAGCTGCTCTACGGCCTGCTGCTCCCCTCCGGCAACGACGCCTCGGTCGCCCTGGCCGAGCACTTCGGCGCCCGGCTCGGGCCCCCCGAGGACGCCCCCGAGGAGACCGACCCGCTCCCCCGGTTCGTCGCCGCCATGAACCGGCTCGCCGCCGAGCTGGGGCTGCCGGACACCCGGTTCGCCAACCCCCACGGCCTGACCGCCCCCGGCCACCACGCCAGCGCCCTCGACCTCGCCCGCCTGGCGATCGCCGCGCTGGAGGACGAGACCTTCGCGTCGATCGTCTCCACCCGGAGGCGGGGCTGCACCGTCTACGACGCCGAGGACTCCCCCCGGAACGTCGCCTGGTCGAACACCAACCGCCTGCTCCCCACCGAGGGCTACGACGGCGTGAAGACCGGCACCACCTCCGCCGCCGGCGCCTGCCTCGTCTCCCGGGGACCCGGGGAGACGACTCGGTGATCGTCGTCGTGCTCGGCGCCTCCTCGTCCGAGGCCCGGTACGCCGACGCCCGCAACCTCTACCGGTTCGCCTGGACGACCCTCGGCCACGAGGCCGATTCCACCGCCCAGGCCGCGGGGTCGGGGGAGTAACCCGACGCCGCACGGCGCCAATTCGGGAGGGGCCCGCCCGACACGAGTCCCTCCCTCCAACAGCGGGCCCACCGATCCCGAGGTCGGGCGGGTCGCCGATCCGAGGGCCCGGGGGGGGATTCCCGTGGAGCGGACAACCGGGCAATTCCCCGATCGGCCCCTCGGGCGTCCGGCCCGCCTCCGGATCGGCCTGCGGGGACTGCTCATCACCGTGCTCGTCCTCGGGTCGTCCTCGGGGCGGTCGCGAGGCAAACCCATCGGGCCGCCCGGTCCGCCCGGACGCTGGCCGAGCTGCGGGGGGACGGCGTCCTCCCATTCAGTTCGACCCGACCTGGCTCGGCGGCTGGGCCGGACTCCTCCCCCAGCGAGCCAGGAATGAGTTGTACGCGTCCCACGGCGATCGGTACCTGGCCTTCGTCGGCCGGCCCTCGCGGTTCTCGGCCGTCCTGATCCGTAGGGAACGGCTCGACGGGATCCTCTCGCGGTTGTCCCGCTTCGAGGGGATCCGTTCCCTGAACGTGCCCTCGGGGCTGAGCGAGGCCGAGCTGGGCCGGATCCGATCGGCACTGCCCGGGGCGGAGGTAGTCGTCGATCCTCGATTCGATGCCGGCCGGGACTCGATCCGCATCTACGGGCCGACCCAGGCAAACTGATCGAACCCCGCCGTATTGGGGGCCTGTCAGGAGGAGGAAAGACGATGGATGACAAAGACAATGGATGACAATGACCTCGACCACCACCTGGCCCGGGGCCGCTATGGCGGCCCCGCCGTGCAGTTCGTCCGGGGCGAGGAGGATTCACTCCTGCTTTGGTACGGCACATTCGACGTGATCCTGAGGGCCCTTCACGACCTCTGGTGGCGAGACCGCAAGGTCGGCCGCCTCCGCCTCGTGGCCGATTGGATCGGCGACCGGGGGCTGTTCGACCCGGACGCCGGATCCTCCGTCCTGGACGACCCGGAGGCGACGGTGGTCGCGCTGGGGCTCGCCCGGGACCGCTTGGCCCGCACCGGCATCGGGGAAGGCGACGAGGCCGACGAGGCCCTCGCCGCGCTGATCCGGTTCGTCGCCGAGGCCGTCGAGGGGGACCTCCGGGTCCGGGTCGAGCGTGCCGGGGTCGGCACGACCGAGGCGTAACCGCGCCGCTCAGACGCCCGCGGCCGTCGCCGAGTGGGCGAAGGACGCGGAGGCGTCGGGGATCGACAGGTCGGCCGGGCTGAGCGACGGCCTCGACCACGTCGGCAGGTCGCAGAGCCCCCCGCCGCAGTACGAGTGATGCCAGAGCTGGGTGGCGATCACCATCGTCAGGCTCAGGTCCATGCCCCCCTGCCTCGGGGTGACCCGGGGGAACCACTTCCGCCGGGCGGCCTCCGCCGCCACAGCCTCGGGGTCGAAGAACCCGGTGCGGGAGAGCGACTCGGGGCTCAGGAGCTGGTCGACCCAGCCCGGGCGGTGCGGCCCGAGGAAGGTCCGGGACAGGCTGGCCCGGAACATCTCCTTGGGACGGGACGCCACCTTCTCGCCGATCGGCCTCGGCAGGACCCGGCGGGCGACCTCCCGGAGCAGCCACTTGTCCACCCGGCCCCGCAGCTTGTACTCCGGGGCCAGCTCGGCGCAGAAGGAGACCACCTCCTCGTCGAGCAGCGGGTATCGGGTCTCGACCGAGGCGTTCATGGCCACGCGGTCCCCCTTGCCCGCCAGCAACAGGCCGGGGAGCATGACCTTGTAGCCGAGGTAGAGCGACTGGTTGAGCGCGTCCCAGCGGTCGAACCTGGGGTGGGCGATCCCCATGTCGGCGCCGTAGGCGTCGTAGCCGTCGAGCCGGGCCCACATCGACTCGGAATAGACCCGGCAGCGCGACTGGCCGAGCATGTCGTACAGCTCTTGCTGGGCCACCCGGGCCCCCCGGACCGGGAACCTCGGGTTCCGCCCCCGGGGGTCCCGGGAGATGCGGTCGAGGAACCATTCCCGGCCGATCCGGGGCAGCGTCTCCCCCCATCTCGCCTTGAAGCGGTCCCGGACGGCGTGCATCCGGTGCCAGGGGTAGCCGGCCATCGCCTCGTCGGCCCCCTCCCCGGTGAGCGCGACCTTGTAGCCGGACGAGTGGACCGATTGCGCCAGCCGCAGCAGGGTGGCGCAGGCGGTGTCCATCACCGGCATCTCGGCGGCGAGGATCAGCTCGGGGAAGGCGTCGGCGATCCGGGACTTGGACATCTCCACCAGCGTCAGGGGGGAGCCCAGCCCGTCGGCCGCCTCGGTCGCCTTGGAGCGTTCGTCGGGGCCGGCGCGGTCCAGCGCCACCGAGTACGAGGGCAGGGGGGAGCCCCGCTCCTGCCCCGCCAGGCCGAGCACAATCGCCGAGTCGAGCCCCCCGCTGATGTAGCTGACCACCGGCACGTCCCCCCGGAGTCGTCGGCGGACCGCGCCGCGGAGGATCCCCTCGAACTCGCCGATCAGGGCGTCCGGGTCGGCCTCCCGGCGGCCTCGCCCGGCGTCGGGGAAGTCGAGGTCCCAGTAGGTGACCTCGCGCCTGTGTCCCGAGTCCGCGTCGACCCGGAGGAAATGCCCCGGGGGCAGCAAGTCCACCCCCCGGAAGCAGGTCCGGCGGACGCTCCCGGAGAAGGTGTTGAAGAAGTAATCGAGGCCCCTCGGATCCGGTTCCGGGTCGACCAGGCCCGAGGCGAGCAGCGCCTTGATCTCCGAGGCCCAGAGCAGCCAGCCGTCCCGCTCGGCGGTGAACAGTGGGCAGATGCCGACCCGGTCCCGGGCCAGGTGCAGGGTCCGGGCGTTGCGGTCCCAGAGCGAGACGGCGAACTGGCCCCGGGCGGCCCGGAAGGCCCCCTCGCCGTAGTCCTCGAACAGGTGGACCCAGATCTCGGTGTCGCACCGGGTCGACAGCCGATGCCCCTGCGCGATCAGCTCCCGGCGCAGGTGGTCATCCTCGTACAGCTCGCCGTTGAAGGCGACCCAGATGGAGCCGTCCTCGTTGGTCATCGGCTGGAAGCCGCCGGCGAGGTCGACGATCGACAGCCGCCTCGCCCCCAGGAACACGCCGGGCTCCCGGTGGATCCCCTCGGCGTCGGGGCCCCGGTGGGCGATCGCCCGGGTCATGGCCACGGCCCGATCCATCGGGAACATCCTGCGTCCGGTCAGGTCCAAGGCGCCGGCGATGCCACACATGATGGGTTGCGCTCCTCGGAGTCGCCCGATGGGGATGACGACGGTGCCCACTCGATTCGGGCGGGCGTCCCGATGACAGGGAGCCCGCGTCTCCGGCCGGGCCGACTGGGGCGTCTCGTTCGAATCGGCAATTTCCGTGAATGGTATCATATGCGGGGGGATCGGGGTCGGACGGGCGGGGGCAGTCCGTGCCGGTTGCGCCGGATTTGCCGATGGTGGGGATTGCTCTGTTGGGCCTCGGCGGCCGGCGAGCGATCCGCCCGGACTTGACCGCCCCGCCGAGATTGCTTAAGGTCCGCCGCCCGTCGGTCGACCGCACCGCATCGGTCCGCCCTGTTCGAGGGCGGATCCCCTCCTCGCATCACCTCCCGAGGCGGCGTCTCGACGGCGATTCGACCGGATTTCAGGAGCGGATCGGCCGCGCCCCATCCCAGGACGGGGGGGCCCAGGCCGATCGGACCCGGCCGCCCGTCGTCGGGGTCCGGGCGCTCGAGGCTGTACGGGCAAGGAGGCCAGGCGATGCGACGCGGCGATCGACGAGCGGGGCCGGGTGCCGCCCCGGCCGGGGCGGGCGTCTCGGCGTGGCTGGGGGCCGTGATCCTGATGATCGCCGCCCCGGCGGCGGCCCTCGGCCAGTCGGAGGCGGACAAGAAGGTCGCCGACATCGCCGAGCCCCTCGGCTTCGGCCAGAAGACCGTCGAGGGCGTGGGACTGGTCATCGGCCTGGCCGGGACCGGATCCGAGCCCCGGCCCTCGGGGTATCGCGAGAAGCTCGAGGCCGAGATCAAGCGGAACCCCGAGCTGGACGTCCAGACCATCCTCGCCGACCCCTTCCTGCGGACCTCGCTCGTGGTGGTCCGGGCCAGCATCACCGCCGGGGTCACGCCCGAGGACGAGCTGAACGTGGAGCTGCTGCTCCCCGCCGACAGCGAGACGACCAGCCTGGCGGGCGGCTTCCTCATGGGCACCTGGCTGCATGAGGTCGGCATCGCCTCGGGGGGCCAGCTCGATGGCAAGCCCTGGGTCTACGCGTATGGACCGGTCCTCACCGGATCCGCCGCCGACCCGGAGGATCTGAAGACCGGCCGGGTGCTCGGCGGCGGCCGGATCAAGCAGGCGATCCCCTACGTCCTGGTCATCGGCGAGCGCTTCCGGAGCGGCGCCGTCGCAAAGCAGCTCCAGGATCTCCTCAATAATCGCTTCCAGTACCGCGACGGCCGCTTCAAGAAGGGGGTGGCGACGGCGAAGACGGACAACACCCTCGTCCTGAACGTGCCGGACCGCTACCACCACAATCAGCTCCGCTACCTCCAGGTGCTCTCCCAGGTCAGGCTGGCCCAGACGCCCGAGCTGCTCCAGCAGCGGCTCGACCGGTGGGGCGAGGAGCTGCTCGTCCCGGAGACCGCGGGCGCGGCGGCCCTGAAGCTGGAGGCCCTCGGCGGCAACGCCTCGCCGACCCTGGCGAAGGCGCTCACCAGCGACCATCCCCAGGTCCGCTTCTTCGCCGCCGAGGCGCTGGCCTACCTCGACGACCCCGCCGGATCCGAGGAGCTGGCGAAGGTCATCGTCGAGCGGCCCGAGTTCCGCACGATCGCCCTGGCCGCCCTGGCGGCGATGGACCAGCCCAGCGGCATCCTCCGGCTCCGGGAGCTGATGGACGGCACCGACCCGGTCGTCCGCTACGGCGCCTTCAACGCCCTCCGGGCCGCCGACCCCGGCGACCCCTCCCTCGGCCGGATCCGCGTCCTCGGCCTGCTGGAGGAGCGCAACCGGCCCGACCCCGAGGACGAGATGTCCCTCCGGTTCGGCGAGGAGGCCCCGATCGCCTCGACCGAGCCGCCCCGGGAGGACCCCTTCGAGCTGTACGTGGTCCGCTCCGAGGGCCCGCCGATGATCCACGTCAGCCGGTCCCGGCGCCGGGAGATCGTCCTCTTCGGGCGGGGCCACGCGCTGCTGACCCCCGTCGTGCTCGGCGGCACCGGCCCGATCCTGCTGAATGCCTCCGCCGACGACCCCCGGATCGAGATCTCCCGGATCGACCTGACCGGCGCCCCCCCCCAGGTGCTCACCTCCTCGACCGACCTGGTGGAAGTGATCCGGACCGTCTCCGCCCTCGGGGCGACGTACCCGCAGATCATCTCCGTCCTGGAGGGGGCCGGCAAGCAGGCCAACCTGGAGGCCGACTTCCTCGTCGACGCCGTCCCCTCCGACGTCGAGCAGTACGACCGGGCCCTGCTGACCGGCGAGGACGTCACCAAGGCGGACGACGCCGTCTCCCCCGCCTCCTTCGAGCCCGAGGGGGCCGACGAGGACCCGGGGCGGTCCCGGGGTTTCCGCCTACTCAAGCGTCTCCTGCCCCGGAACAGGCCGGCCGACGAGGCCAGCCCGGCACCGCTCGATGAGGCCGTCGAGTCGACCGGCCTGGAGGCCGAGCTGCAAGTCGAGGCGCCGAAGCGACCGGGCCTGATCTCGAGGCTCCGCGATCGCTCCAGGGGCGTCGAGCCGTAACCGACTGGATCGGCTTGATCCTGCGATCACGACCCCCCATCCCCGCCGGCCCGGGCGACCGCCCGGGCCGTCTCTGCTCGGTCACATCCACCCTCCGGATCGCGTCGCGGACCCCGCCCACGTCTCCTTTGCGGGGCTTGTGTCGCAACCCTCCCTAAAGTCGCCGGCCGCGCCGATCGAAAATTAGTCTTGACGGTCAGGTCCGCTACCGCAAGGAGGCGAGCGAACCCCCTCCGGGTGACCTGAACCGGGCGGCCCGACGACGCGGAGTCGGCGGGTCGGCCCCGATCGGTGGAGCCGGGTCGGCGTCCGATACGGACGACCGGGCCGGCTCCGGCCGAGCGGGGCGATCGGTCCCTGCGATCCAAGGATGGTGACGGACGGAACGATCGGTCGCGTGCCGAAGCCCGCTCGCCCCGGGCCAGGCCGGCGAGTCGGGAGGGGTCACCCCTCCCGGCCCGCACCGCGACCCGATCCGCCGACCCCGGCCCTCGCGGCCGGGGACCGGCGACGCTCCCCGTCCGCGCCGGATCGAGGCCGCCCGGCATCCGGGAGGGGAATCGGACACCTCCGAGGTCTCTCACGTACTCCGATCCGAGTGGAGTCCTCGAATTATGAAGAAGGTTTATACTACCGGCCAGGTCGCCAAGATCTGCAAGGTCGCGCCCCGGACGGTCAGCAAGTGGTTCGATTCTGGCCGTTTGCGCGGCTACCGCATCCCCGGATCGCAGGACCGCCGCATCCCGCGCGATAACCTGCTCCGGTTCCTCAAAGAATACGGGATGCCCCTCGGCGAGCTCGAAGCCGAGGTCTACAACAAAGTCCTGGTCGTGGGCGCCGACGGGCCGCTCCAGGCCATGCTCCGGGAGCACCTCCGGGAGACCGACGACTTCCGCCTGGAAGTCGCCGCCTCCGGCTTCGAGGCCGGCATCCGTGCCGAGAGCTTCCACCCGGACTGCATCGTCATCGACATGGCCATCGGCCGCATCGAGGCCGGCCAGATCGCCCAGAACCTCAAGCGGAGCGAGGACCACGCCACCACGATCCTCATCGCCCTCACCAGCGACGAGCCGGGCGAGGAGATCTACCGCCTCGGGTTCAACGACGGCTTCAAGAAGCCCTTCGACGGCGCCCTGCTCGCCGAACGCGTCAAGCGCCTCATCGCCCAGAAGAAGAACGAGGACTGATCCCCGATCCTCCCTCGCGACCCCCCGGGCCCCCCGGGGTCGACCCGGCTCGAGCCGCCGGGACGACCCCGGGGGGCCCGTTCCCGTCCGGTTTTCCACCCGGGGTGCTGCACCCCCCGGCCCGGGCCCCGTATGATGCACCCGACGCCGACGCCCGCCCCTCGCCCCCGCCCCGGACCGGCCTGATCGATGCCCGATCCGCCCCCAACGCACCCGAGACCCGGCCCCTGGCCCTGGATCCTCGGCGCGATCGCCGGGCTCTCGGTCCTGCTCACGCTCGCCGACCCGGGCATCACCAGCGACGAGCCGATCGACGTGAAGGTCGGCCGCAACTACCTCCGGCAGGCTTCCCGGCTCGTCGACCAGGTCGGCCGACGGGGGATCGGGTCGATCGACCGGGCCGACCTCGACGCCTTCTTCGCCGACAACGCCCAGCACCCCCCGCTCGGCCGATGGCTGCTCGGCCTGGCCTCGACGGCCTTCGAGCCGCTGGAGGGCCTGCTCGGGGGCCCCGACCCCCTCTCGGTCCACCCGGCCCGGGTCGCGCCGATGCTGGCCTTCGCCCTCCTCGTCGGCCTGGTCTCCGCCGAGGCGGGGAGGCGGGCCGGTCGCCCCGCCTCGGTCGTCGCCGGCCTGGCGCTGCTGCTCATGCCCCGCGTGTTCGCCCACGCTCACCTGGCCACGCTGGACACGTTCCTCGCCCTGACCTGGACGCTCGCCCTGCTCTCGGCGGCCCGGGCGATCGAGTCGCGGCGTCCGGTCGTCGGCCTGGCCCTGGCCGGGGCGGCCTGGGGGCTGGCGATGCTGACCAAGATCCACGGCTGGCTCCTGCCCCCGCTGGTGCTCGGCTACGCCCTCGCCACATTGCCGACCCGCAAGGCGATCGCCGGCGTCTCGCTCTGGGGGCTCGTCGGCCTGCTCGTGCTCGCCGTCGGCTGGCCCTGGCTCTGGTTCGACCCGGCCGAACGGCTCTCCCGGTTCCTCTCCACCAGCGTCGACCGCCAGCCGATCCGGGTCCTCTACCTCGGTCGGGTGACGGATGACGTCGACGTGCCCTGGCACTACCCCTGGGCCTACTTCGCGCTGACGGTGCCGGTCGGGCTGCTCGGGATCGGGCTGGTGGGGGCGGCCCGGGGGTGCCGGGGGTGGCGATCGGACCGGTTCCCGATCCTGCTGCTGGCCTCGATCGGCCTGTTCCTCGCCCTGTTCAGCACCCGGGCCCCGGTCTACGACGGCGAGCGCCTCTTCCTGCTCGTCTTCCCGAGCTGGGCCCTCCTCGTCGGCCTGGGGTTCGGCGCGGCCTGGGAGGCATCGGGGCCCCGGCGGTGGCCCCGGGCCCTGCTGGTCGCGCTGGTCGCGGGGCAGGGGGTGGGCGTGGTCCGGATGCACCCCTTCCAGTTGAGCTACTACAACGCGATCGCCGGCGGCCTGGCCGGGGCCGAGCGGCTCGACCTGGAGCTGACCTACTGGGGGGACGCCGTCGACCCGGTCCTGCTCGAGAAGGTCGACCGCCTCGTCCCCCCCGGCTCCGAGGTCGCCCTGGCGCCGACCTTCCACCACCTCCACCCGATCGCCCTGATGACCCCCGGGCTCTTCGAGGACTCGGTCACCCTCGCCCCCGAGCAGGCCCTCGGCCGCTCCCCCTGGCTGGTCGTCTTCCGGCGCTCCGCCTACTGGTCCCCCGAAGTCCGGGCCGCGGTCCGGGGCGGCCGCCCCCTGGCCGAGCGGTCGAGGGACGGCGTCTGGCTGTCCCGGCTCTACCGCGTCGGGCCGGCCGAGGGGCGGTCCCCGCCTGCCACTCCCGAAGATTCGTTCAGAACGAATTGAACTCTGGAGGGGATCCGTCTACAATCCCGACGTTGAAAAGGAGGAACGACCCGACCCGGCCTCTTCCCCGAAGACGAGCCGCCCGGGCCGGTTCGAGTCCGTCGGAGGTCCGAGGCATGTCCGGATTGACGCATTTCGACGATTCGGGCGCCAGCCGGATGGTCGACGTCTCCGGCAAGCCCGAGACCGCCCGGTCGGCCACCGCCAGCGGGCTGGTCCGGATGCTCCCGGAGACCCGGGCGATGATCCTCGATCGCCGGGCCGCCAAGGGGGACGTCTTCGAAGTCGCCCGACTGGCCGGGATCCTCGCCGCCAAGCGGACGGGGGAACTGGTCCCGCTCTGCCATCCCCTGGGCCTCGACGCCGTGGAGGTCCGCTTCGAGCCGGTCGGGGACGACGCGATCCGGGTCGAGGCCACCGCCCGGCTGTTCGGCCGGACCGGGGTGGAGATGGAAGCGATGACGGCCGTCTCGGTCGCCGCCCTGACGATCTACGACATGTGCAAGGCGGTCGACCGGGCCATGGTCATCGATCGGATCGTCCTGGAGTCGAAGTCCGGCGGCCGGAGCGGCACCTACCGCCGGGAGGCCCCCTGATCCCCCGGTGCAGGGGCCCCGGGCCGGCCCGCCCCCCCGCCCCGCCCGAATCGATCGATCCGATCCCCTCGGGGGCCGCTCCCCCGCTCGAGCCGACGGAACCCGAGCCGATGGTCGAAGCCAATACCCTCTCGAGAGACCCGGGCGTCGGCCCGGCCCACCCCGGCGCCTCCTCCTGGGTCGGCCCCGACGAGCTGGCCCGGCGCCTCCGGGACGCCTACGCCCCCATCGCCCCCCACCTGGCCGAGGCCGAGCGGGTCTTCCGGGAGGAGCTGGGCAGCCGGAGCGACTACGTCCAGCGGCTGGTGGACCACTCGGCCCGGTTCCGGGGCAAGCAGCTCCGCCCGGCTTTGGTGCTGCTCACCGCCCAGGCCTGCGGCGGCATCCGGCCGGCCCACCCGGTGGTGGCCGCCGTGGTCGAGATGATCCACACGGCCACGCTCGTCCACGACGACATCCTCGACGAGGCCGACGTCCGGCGGCACGCCGCGACGATCAACGCCGAATGGGGCAACGAGGCCGCCGTCCTGCTGGGCGACTACCTCTTCACCCACGCCTTCCACCTGGCCGCCTCGCTCGAATCCGCCTACGCCTGCCGGGTCATCGGCCACGCCACCAACCTCGTCTGCGAGGGCGAGCTGCAGCAGATCCACCACCGGGGCGACCTCGACCTCGACGAGCCCGCCTATTACGAGATCGTCCGGGGCAAGACCGCCGAGCTGACCGCCGTCTCCTGCCGGCTGGGCGCCCACTACGCCGGCTCCGGCCCCGAGGCCTGCGAGGCCTTCGACCGCTTCGGCCGGGACCTCGGGGTCGCCTTCCAGATCGCCGACGACCTGCTGGACCTCTACGGCGAGGAGGCGGCCACCGGCAAGACCCTGGGCACCGACCTGGAGAAGCAGAAGCTCACCCTGCCGGTGATCCACCTGCTCCGCTCCGCGTCCCCCGGCGAGGCCGACCGCCTCCGCAGCCTCATCTGCTCCCCGTCCCCCGAGACCCGACGCGCCCTCCGCCCCCTGCTCGAATCCTCCGGGGCCCTGGACTACGCCTGGAGGAGGGCCCGGGGGTTCATCGACTCGGCCCGGGCCGAGCTGGGCATCCTCCCGCCCTCCCCGGCCCGGGATACGCTCGCCGGGCTCGCCCAGCTCGTCGTCCGACGCTGCTACTGACCGCCCCACCCGGGCCCGAGCCGCGCCCCGATCGCCTCCCGCTCCCAAGTCCGGGAGGCCCGCCCCCGAATTTTTCCCGGTTTCCCGAGGCCACGACGGGGGCGGGGGACGCTACTTTACTCCAGAGCCCCATGCGTGCAGCCCCGGCCCGATCCCCGTCGGGCGAGGTTCGGCCCTCGCATCCGACGCGCCCGATCAGGCTGGATGCCGCCTCATCTCCCCGAAGATGCCCTCCTCCGGCGACCTCGACGTGCCGGTCGCCGACGGTCCCGGGTCGGGCGTCTCGATGTCCCGAACGGGCTCGCGTCGCAGGACGCGAGACTTCAAGTCGATGCCGCACATCAACACCGAGACCATCCGTACCCCGGCCGAGCCGGGGGATGACACGATCCGGGCGCTCGTGCCGACCGCGGGCCGGCCCTCCCCCCGCCTCCGGGCCCGGACGTTCGATCGGGCCCCCGGCCCCGGACGGGACGGACGACCCTTGCGCCTCGACGAGAAGATCTACCGGCGGATGCTCCAGCTCGGGATGTCCCAGCAGGCGCTGGCCCAGAAGTCCGGGGTCAGCGACTCCGAGATCTCCCGGCTGCTCAACGGCCAGTCCAAGCGCCCCGGCCTGCACAACATCCTCCGGCTGGCCCGGGCGCTGGAGGTCTCGCTCGACTTCCTGGCCGACGACCAGCTGGGCTCCGACCCCCGATCGGCCGTCGACTCCCTCTCCGGGGACGACCGCGAGTTGCTCGATCGCGCCCGGTCCATCGGCCACCGGGAAGTCGCGATGCTCCTCGACGCGACCCGGGTGCTCGGCTTCGAGGTGGCGATCCGACGCCTCTACGGGATCGACCACCGCCCCGAGCCCGATGACCCCTCCAAGGACCCGGCCCGCGCCTGATCGCCGGGAGGCCCCGGGCGGGCGGCCGGGGGCGGCAGCAGGGCGGCCACCTGGTCGCTCCGGACCGGCTTGAACAGGACGTGGTCGAACCAGGAGAGGGCCGCCTCCTCCCCCGGGCTCCCCGCCGACCCGCTGACGCCGATGAGCATCGGCCGCACGTCCGCGTGGTCCCGGCGGATCAGGCGGGCCAGCGCGTCCCCCTTCATCGCCGGCATCTGCAGGTCGATCAGGACCACCTCGGGGCGGAGGTCCCGGATCATCTCCAGGGCCTCGTGGACGTCCGGGGTGACCCGGACGTCCCAGCCCCGGCGGCTGATCAGCCGCCCCAGGACCTCGACCGTCGCCGGGTGGTCGTCGATCATCAGCAGACGCCTCCTCGGCTCGCCGGCCTGTTCCCCCGCCGCCGGATCGGGGCCGGCCCCCCGTGTCGCCCCCGACCGACCGTCGAGCGACCTTGGCAGCAGGAGCAGGAAGGGCGTCCTCGACTCCAGCCGGGCGCCGATCCGGTCCGACAGCATCGAGGCCAGGATCAGGTCCAGGTCCGCCGATCGCAGCATCGAGGGCGAGCCCCCGGCCCCCT carries:
- a CDS encoding helix-turn-helix domain-containing protein gives rise to the protein MPHINTETIRTPAEPGDDTIRALVPTAGRPSPRLRARTFDRAPGPGRDGRPLRLDEKIYRRMLQLGMSQQALAQKSGVSDSEISRLLNGQSKRPGLHNILRLARALEVSLDFLADDQLGSDPRSAVDSLSGDDRELLDRARSIGHREVAMLLDATRVLGFEVAIRRLYGIDHRPEPDDPSKDPARA
- a CDS encoding polyprenyl synthetase family protein; amino-acid sequence: MVEANTLSRDPGVGPAHPGASSWVGPDELARRLRDAYAPIAPHLAEAERVFREELGSRSDYVQRLVDHSARFRGKQLRPALVLLTAQACGGIRPAHPVVAAVVEMIHTATLVHDDILDEADVRRHAATINAEWGNEAAVLLGDYLFTHAFHLAASLESAYACRVIGHATNLVCEGELQQIHHRGDLDLDEPAYYEIVRGKTAELTAVSCRLGAHYAGSGPEACEAFDRFGRDLGVAFQIADDLLDLYGEEAATGKTLGTDLEKQKLTLPVIHLLRSASPGEADRLRSLICSPSPETRRALRPLLESSGALDYAWRRARGFIDSARAELGILPPSPARDTLAGLAQLVVRRCY